A segment of the Triticum dicoccoides isolate Atlit2015 ecotype Zavitan unplaced genomic scaffold, WEW_v2.0 scaffold167440, whole genome shotgun sequence genome:
GGGGAATCTATATTCTCTTTAATATGTAGAGCATGTATTAAATGAGAAGGGCAAAAAATCAACCAAGTATGATTGTTTGTGTTCCATGCAAAAGTATTATAGATAATGAATATTTCTTGTTATTTTTTTCATATAACAGTATATGGTAATATTCTTTTGATGGTTTCTTAATCAGTTCTTAGAATTTCCTATATAATTTCCATCTAATTCAAAAGACCTCAAATGCAAAGCGGTTTTAAACAAGGGTTGAGCTCATGTTAACTGCTATCAGAAATTTCAGTGGTTAATGTCAAGAGAGATCTAGTTTAATGTTCATGTTCAGCAATAAAATGATTTAGGGTTAAAATTGATCCTTTTCTAAAATTAGCCGAGTATAGTGGATACTCAACTTTCAGTGTTATTCCGTTAGTGATTGTTGTGAGAGAATAATAATATACTAGAAGACAAAAGCATCAGTTTAAGTTATTACGACGACCATGGTCTGCTACTGTCGGTTCAGCTTGGCTTCAGCTTCCTCTCTGCTGGAAGTGGTTAGATCGCTTGCCTGGGGCTTGGGGTAGCTGGAGGGGCTTAGGGCTCTAGTAGAAAGCCTGGGTTCAACTGGGATGGAAGGAGACCGACGATGATGCTCTTGGTTCGTGGCTTGTTGGTTCGATAGTTGTCCTGGTGGGAGAACTTTTCCCAAGGTCTGGTGGGGTTGGTGTGGGTGGCTCTCGGTGAAAGCTTCAGTCTTCGATGGGGGTCGATGCAGGCGGCAGCAATTTGGGTTTAGCTATCCTTGTTGAAGGTGTCTTCGAAGAGCTCGCCCACACATCTCCAGATTGTAGTCATATTTATGGTAGAGTTCGAGTTGGCCGATGTCATCATGATTGTGGGGGTTTTGCACGATTGTTCCTTAATCAATCATGTGGCCGGTTATTTTTTGCACGGTTGTCCCTTAATCATCATACGGTGTATGGTTTTCAGCCTAGTTTCAAACCAGGCCACACTTTGTTTTTAGTTTttctatcttgatgaaactgacaGTGCTCCTCGCCTGCACgtcaaaaaaaaagagaggagaaaacatACCAACCTCACTTGCACCAAATGGAAAAGACCACAAGCTTCATGTGTATTTTACAATGACAAAATAATTACATTGGGACACTTGACGGAAGGTTTTTTCATCAATAATAATAACAGGAAAACCCAAGGTAATTAGTTCTGGGGGGCCTCCAAGCCACCAAATTGAGCACACTCTCATCTCAAAAGGAAATGAACTATGTGCGTCATGCCCTTCCATTAGGCACTCATGTACTACGTACTACAAAATGTGGATTAATGTCTTCATCCAAgaagaaggaaaaagagaaaagagaacCTAAAGTGGTAAGTACACACAAAAATATCAACTGTACTGATTGGCAAAAACCGGCAATAGAGGGTGAGGAGCTAGTAGCCGACGCAGTCCACCGGCATGGTGCCTGCATCCAAGAACTGGTGGAACGTGTACCCAGCGGCGGCGGCGTCATGGCCACACTCGCCGTGCTCGGCGTCGCTGCCACACACATCGTCACACGGCGGTTGGTTCAGGTCGAGCCACAGCCCGCGCTTGATGCCGCCTGCGCTGCCAACAACCACAACGGCATTGCTACTGTCACTAGGGTTGTTGGTCGTTATCGCCGGCCGTACCGCCGTGATGCCATGGCCTCCAGCAACCATGGCACGGTGACGCCTCATGTGGCCGCCGAGCGCCTGGCCGACGGCGAACTCAAGGCCGCAGATGGAGCAGCCATGCATCTTGGGCTTGAAATCGCCGTCGCCATCTAGCCGTGGCTTCTTGTGGCTGGCACGGTGCCCGCCCAGCGCCTGGAACGACGGGAACACGCGGTCGCACGTCTTGCACACGAACGCGCGCTCTGGAGCGCGGTCACCGCACCCGGGCACCGGCATCGCCTGCTCCCGCGACACGAGTAGCATCACGCGCGCCATCTCCCTCTCCTCGAACGCAAACCTCTTCATCATTGCAGCTCACAGGATGAAAAAGAAGCAGCACAGATGGACAaatggatgaagaagaagaagcagagatgGACAGATGGATGAAGAAGAAGGCATCGGACTGCATCTGTATTTATAGACAAGGAACTAAGCCATAAAGTAATCAGCCAGTAGCAAGGCAGCAGTGACTCTAACCATCTCTGCGTGAGTTTCTGATTAAACAAACAGCACAAGCTACCCCTACATCAAGACCAAGAAGCAGCTGCCGCCTTCTGCAAGGGCACGTAACGCGGCGCCATGGAAGTATTGAACTATTATGCACCTCTTCTTTTCTCTTGGGCTAGCTAATGGATAAATATGCAGCAGCTAGCAGTAGCAGATCGTGCatgatgatgatgcatgatgcaggCGGCCAATTAGATTCTGGGTCAACTGTTCCCTCTTCTAGAAACATGTCCCGTTCCAGATAAACTGAGAAAGCAAATTCAGTATCCAATATGAATTTGGATAGACACCACTTGCAGATTCTTGCCACGATTCGGTGAAGCCTGGCACAAGAACAATGAAACTTCATTTCACAAAATGGAAGATGATACTACTGGAAACTAATTAAAATGGGATTATACTTTGTGTTAGTGAGGATTGCCATGCATTTTTCCTGGAACTTGGTGGGCCCACCAAGCTAcctaagtagtactccctccgtcccaaattactcatcgctgaaatggatgtatctagaactaaaatacatctagatatatccatacgtgcgacaagtaattcggaacggagggagtacgttgcACGGTAATTGCGTTTGAGCCCAGGCTCATCTGCTCCCCATGAATAGATCCTGCAGAGCTTACTTGTGTGAGCTCCATGAGTTTGGCCGTGACTCATGAATGACTAGACCAACATCGCAATCTGGAAAGACAATTATGCTTGATGCATGAATAATTAGTTGCTGCTTGATGAATGATGAGCTCATTCATGAAACGCCTCATCGCTGTCCCAAGTAGCCACATGAAACAGTATCTTGAATCTGATACGTAGCTTGTGCACTCACTCAGTCGCCAAAAATGCTGGCTGGCAGTACCAAGAAAAGGCCTCTTCTAGTTTGTGGCTTCATCCAGCCGAAAAGCCACCTTAATTAAAACTACTGTTAAATAACCATCGGAGTAGTAGTAATACCTAGCCGGATATATATGTATTATCTGGCCCGTACCAAGCAGCACATCTTAACCTAATTTTATGCGCTTTCCAGAAGTTGTCTGTGCGCAAAATTaacttctactccctccatcccaaaataagtgtctcaactttatactaactctagtacaaatttgtactaagctcaagacacttattttgggacgggggAATACAAGAGAGCATTTTCGTAAAACAAA
Coding sequences within it:
- the LOC119344388 gene encoding zinc finger protein ZAT12-like gives rise to the protein MMKRFAFEEREMARVMLLVSREQAMPVPGCGDRAPERAFVCKTCDRVFPSFQALGGHRASHKKPRLDGDGDFKPKMHGCSICGLEFAVGQALGGHMRRHRAMVAGGHGITAVRPAITTNNPSDSSNAVVVVGSAGGIKRGLWLDLNQPPCDDVCGSDAEHGECGHDAAAAGYTFHQFLDAGTMPVDCVGY